One part of the Rutidosis leptorrhynchoides isolate AG116_Rl617_1_P2 chromosome 1, CSIRO_AGI_Rlap_v1, whole genome shotgun sequence genome encodes these proteins:
- the LOC139849812 gene encoding uncharacterized mitochondrial protein AtMg00810-like, producing MYVDDVILTASSTSLLQKIITSLGKEFAMTNLGPLNYFLGISATRTKHGLFLSQQKYALDNLERADMINCKPCLTPIDTQSKLGPSGPPVTDPTLYRSLAGVLQYLTFTRPDLTYIVQQLCLYMHDPQEPHFAALKRVLRYLRGSVDNGLQLFASSTIKLTAYSDADWGGCPGTRQSTSGYCVFLGDNILSWSSKRQATISRSSVEAEYRAVANAVAETCWIRNLLRELHSPLFQATLVYCDNVSAVYLYTNSVQHQRTKHIEIDIHFVRDLVATGAVRVLHVPSSSQYADIFTKGLPTQLFNDFKFSLNVRTLTPVPTARVYQIVCICIVPISFVI from the coding sequence ATGTATGTGGATGACGTTATTCTCACTGCTTCGTCCACGTCTCTTTTACAGAAGATTATTACCTCGCTTGGCAAAGAATTTGCCATGACTAATCTTGGGCCATTGAATTATTTTTTAGGCATTTCTGCTACGCGTACTAAACATGGTCTGTTTCTATCTCAGCAGAAATATGCTCTAGACAATTTAGAACGGGCCGATATGATTAATTGTAAGCCATGTCTTACTCCTATTGATACTCAGTCTAAGCTTGGGCCTAGTGGACCTCCCGTTACAGATCCCACATTATATCGCAGTCTTGCAGGTGTACTTCAATACCTAACTTTTACACGTCCTGATCTTACTTATATTGTTCAACAGTTGTGCTTATACATGCACGATCCCCAAGAACCTCATTTTGCTGCACTCAAACGTGTTTTACGGTATCTTCGTGGATCTGTTGATAATGGGCTTCAGTTGTTTGCCTCATCCACTATTAAGCTTACAGCTTATTCTGATGCTGATTGGGGAGGTTGCCCTGGTACACGCCAATCTACCTCTGGTTATTGTGTGTTTCTTGGCGACAATATTCTTTCTTGGTCTTCTAAACGCCAAGCTACGATATCTCGATCTAGTGTTGAAGCTGAATATCGAGCGGTTGCAAATGCTGTTGCTGAAACGTGTTGGATTCGTAACTTACTTCGTGAGCTTCACTCCCCATTGTTCCAGGCCACTTTAGTTTATTGTGACAATGTGAGTGCGGTGTATCTTTATACCAACTCGGTTCAACATCAACGCACCAAACatatagaaattgatattcattttgtGCGTGATCTAGTTGCCACTGGAGCTGTTCGCGTTCTTCATGTTCCTTCTAGTTCTCAATATGCTGATATCTTCACCAAGGGACTTCCAACACAGTTGTTTAATGACTTCAAGTTCAGTTTGAACGTTCGCACTCTAACTCCTGTTCCAACTGCGAGGGTGTACCAGATTGTATGTATTTGTATAGTTCCTATTTCATTTGTTATTTAA